In Terriglobales bacterium, a genomic segment contains:
- a CDS encoding CRTAC1 family protein codes for MTGTVSGQRQPGPATKEEPVAHFVDFGQQAGLDMQIIYGGKDTKKYIIETTGTGVALLDYDNDGWLDIFFVNGRTLEGTGPQSAPSNRLYRNLRNGKFAEVTNAAGLEAAGWGQGACAGDYDNDGWQDLYVTYYGQNRLYHNRGGVFEEVSEKAGVAGTSSQWGTGCAFLDYDRDGRLDLIVARYVYFDLATAPVPGQTANCVWKSIPVMCGPRGLKKDSNVLYRNRGDGTFEDVTARSGINKTPGHYCFSVSTLDYDDDGWTDIYIACDSTPSILYRNQGDGTFTDVAVIAGAAYNEDGHAQAGMGSTVADYNGDGHLDLFKTNFSDDTSTLYRNNGNGTFNDVTYAAGLGLNTQYLGWGTMFFDFDNDSWPDLLLVNGHVYPEVDTYNLGSSYAEPKLLYHNQGNGTFRDISRHAGPGINTPSSARGLAMGDLWNDGRMSAVISNMHGKPSLLVNEARSSNHWVAFKLVGSQSNRDGIGARLTLKAGTRQLVDEVRSGSSYNSSNDQRVHFGLGPATRVDWLEVRWPSGLRERFEGLAVDTVHILKEATGKPVDSAETKPPAPTVPRQKP; via the coding sequence TTGACGGGCACGGTGTCCGGCCAGCGGCAACCCGGCCCGGCGACCAAGGAAGAGCCTGTCGCACACTTCGTAGACTTCGGGCAACAGGCGGGGCTGGACATGCAGATCATCTACGGCGGCAAAGACACCAAGAAATACATCATCGAGACCACCGGTACGGGTGTCGCACTGCTGGACTACGACAACGACGGCTGGCTGGATATCTTCTTCGTGAACGGCCGGACCCTGGAAGGGACTGGCCCGCAGAGCGCGCCCTCGAACCGGCTGTACCGCAACCTCCGTAACGGGAAGTTCGCCGAGGTGACGAATGCGGCCGGCCTGGAAGCTGCCGGCTGGGGCCAGGGAGCCTGCGCGGGCGACTACGACAACGATGGGTGGCAAGACCTCTACGTCACGTACTACGGACAGAATCGCCTCTACCACAACCGTGGAGGCGTTTTCGAAGAAGTGAGCGAAAAAGCCGGTGTGGCAGGCACGAGCAGCCAGTGGGGAACCGGCTGTGCCTTCCTCGACTACGACCGGGACGGCCGCCTGGACCTGATCGTGGCGCGATATGTGTATTTCGATCTCGCCACCGCACCCGTCCCCGGCCAGACCGCCAACTGCGTGTGGAAGAGCATTCCAGTGATGTGCGGACCGAGGGGCCTGAAGAAGGACAGCAACGTCCTCTATCGCAATCGCGGCGACGGAACGTTCGAGGACGTGACCGCCCGCAGCGGCATCAACAAGACACCGGGCCATTACTGTTTCAGTGTCTCGACACTCGACTATGACGACGACGGCTGGACGGACATTTATATCGCCTGCGACAGCACGCCCAGCATTCTCTACCGCAACCAGGGCGATGGCACCTTCACCGACGTGGCGGTCATCGCCGGGGCCGCATACAACGAAGACGGGCACGCGCAGGCGGGCATGGGCTCGACGGTAGCCGATTACAACGGAGACGGTCACCTCGACCTGTTCAAGACCAACTTCTCCGACGATACCTCGACCCTGTATCGCAACAACGGGAACGGCACCTTCAACGACGTCACCTACGCCGCAGGTCTGGGCCTGAACACGCAATACCTGGGCTGGGGCACCATGTTCTTCGATTTTGACAACGACAGCTGGCCCGACCTGCTGCTGGTGAATGGGCACGTTTATCCGGAGGTGGATACGTACAACCTGGGCAGTTCCTACGCGGAGCCCAAGCTGCTTTATCACAACCAGGGAAACGGAACGTTTCGCGATATTTCGCGCCATGCGGGACCGGGAATCAACACGCCCAGTTCCGCGCGCGGCCTGGCCATGGGAGACCTGTGGAACGACGGCCGGATGTCCGCCGTCATCAGCAACATGCACGGCAAGCCCAGCCTGCTGGTGAATGAGGCCCGGTCAAGCAATCACTGGGTTGCGTTCAAGCTGGTGGGGAGCCAATCGAACCGGGATGGAATCGGCGCCCGGCTGACGCTCAAGGCGGGCACGCGGCAGTTGGTGGACGAGGTGCGCAGCGGGTCCAGCTACAACTCCAGCAACGACCAGCGGGTGCACTTCGGCTTGGGCCCGGCCACACGCGTGGATTGGCTGGAAGTTCGCTGGCCCAGCGGTCTGCGCGAGCGATTCGAGGGCCTGGCTGTGGACACGGTCCACATTCTGAAAGAAGCGACCGGCAAACCTGTTGACTCGGCTGAAACGAAACCACCGGCGCCCACGGTTCCGCGCCAAAAACCTTAG